In a genomic window of Muntiacus reevesi chromosome 1, mMunRee1.1, whole genome shotgun sequence:
- the PEX19 gene encoding peroxisomal biogenesis factor 19, producing MAAAEGNGGVRAEADRELEELLESALDDFDKAKPSPAPPPTTTAPDASGPQKRSPGDTAKDALFASQEKFFQELFDSELASQATAEFEKAMKELAEEEPHLVEQFQKLSEAAGRVGSDATSQQEFTSCLKETLSGLAKNATDLQNSGMSEEELTKAMEGLGMDEGDGEGTILPIMQSIMQNLLSKDVLYPSLKEITEKYPEWLQAHRDSLPPEQFEKYQEQHSVMGKICEQFEAETPTDSEATQKARFEVVLDLMQQLQDLGHPPKELAGEMPPGLNFDLDALNLSGPPGANGEQCLIM from the exons ATGGCCGCGGCTGAGGGGAACGGTGGAGTCCGGGCCGAAGCTGACCGGGAATTGGAAGAGCTTCTGGAAA GTGCTCTTGATGATTTCGATAAGGCCAAAccctccccagcaccccctccTACCACCACGGCCCCTGATGCTTCAGGGCCCCAGAAGAGATCGCCAGGAGACACTGCCAAA GATGCCCTCTTCGCCTCCCAAGAGAAGTTTTTCCAGGAACTGTTTGACAGCGAGCTGGCTTCCCAAGCCACTGCAGAGTTTGAGAAAGCAATGAAAGAGTTGGCTGAGGAAGAGCCCCACCTGGTAGAGCAGTTCCAGAAGCTTTCAGAGGCCGCCGGGAGAGTGG GCAGTGATGCGACTTCCCAACAAGAATTCACCTCTTGCCTAAAGGAGACATTAAGCGGACTAGCCAAGAATGCCACTGACCTTCAG AACTCTGGCATGTCAGAAGAGGAGCTGACCAAGGCCATGGAAGGGCTGGGTATGGACGAAGGGGATGGAGAAGGGACCATCCTCCCCATCATGCAGAGCATCATGCAGAACCTACTGTCCAAGGATGTGCTGTACCCGTCACTGAAGGAAATCACAGAAAAG TATCCAGAATGGTTGCAGGCTCACCGAGACTCTCTACCTCCAGAGCAATTTGAAAAATATCAGGAACAACATAGTGTCATGGGCAAAATATGTGAGCAGTTTGAGGCAGAGACCCCCACAGACAGTGAGGCCACTCAGAAGGCTCGTTTTGAGGTGGTGCTCGATCTTATGCAGCAG ctGCAAGATTTGGGCCATCCTCCAAAAGAGCTTGCTGGGGAGATG CCTCCTGGCCTCAACTTTGACCTGGACGCCCTTAATCTGTCGGGCCCACCAGGTGCCAATGGCGAACAGTGTCTGATCATGTGA